The DNA sequence GTGTTGGAGCAGCAATGGAATACGCGCTATGAACGAGATGTCGCCGCGCTGAATCAGCAGTTGCAGGAATTGCAACAAAAACATGATATTACTTTTCAGCAACAGCAGGCGGAAAATCAATTGCGCTTTGATGCGCTGCATCAGGAATTAAAACAAGAAAGAAATGTCAAAGCCGCTTTGATTGCGCGCGTAAGAGGGGTGGATCATGAGTAAGCAGAAAATAAAAGTCAATTTGCAAGTCTTGGAAAGCGAATATCAATTGATGTGTGAAGCACATGAGCGCAATGCCTTGATTGAAGCGGCGGATAATTTGAATATGCAATTAACGGAAATGCGCCGCAATAATCCGCGCGTGCCCATCGATCGTTTGGTGATGATGGGGGCGATTCAAATGGCTTTTGATTTGCAGCAGGAAAGAGAAACTCTGACTAAGGAAGTCCGTATTGTTAACGAGTCGGCAAAGCGCTTGGCAGATGCGCTTGATGCGGCGCTTGCAGAGGCTAATACGCAGGAATCCTGAGCGTCATTGCTGGTAAAATACAAGGCTCTTGGCGTTGATGCTGCTAAGAGCCTTAAATTATGCGTCGGATACGGCTGTGTTTTACAAGCCCTGCGCTTTAAGCCATTGCGCCATATCGCTAATTTGCGGCGCTATGATTTCATGGCCCATGTCATAGCTTTTCCACACCGGCGCATAAGCTTTAGATTTTAAGGTTTCATGAGCCTTTTCTCCCAATTGGTAATTCACTATGGGGTCATGATGTCCGTGCATTTGCAGAATTGCCGGTGCGGCATCGCCGGCGACAGGTAATTCTTGCGCTTGGACAAGGTATGTAGAGAGGGCTAAAATGCCGCCGCAGAGAACCCGCGTGCCAAGATGCAGGGCAATCACGCCGCCTTGTGAAAAGCCTGCGAAATAAATTTGTCGAGCAGGAATGCCGGCGTCAATTTGGCTTTGATAAATTGCACGGATTTGAGCGGCGCTTTGCTCGATGCCTGCGGTATCTGCATCGCGCAAAGTAAAATCGACGATATCGTACCAACCGGGCATATACATACCGTTATTGACGGTAATCGCGCGCGAGGGGGCTTGCGGGAAAATGATTTTCGTACTGTTTTGTAAGGACAAATAAGGCAGAATGGGTAGAAAATCATCGGCTGTCGCACCCAGTCCGTGTAGCCAAATGATGCAGTGCGTCGCGTTTTTATCTGCGCCGCGTATGATTTGTGTGAGTGCTTGTGTCATAATTTTCCTTTTTTAGCGAGAGAGTTAATGAAAGTAAGTATTGTAGTGTTGGCGCTGCTTCTCAGCGCCTGTGGTCAGAAAGGTCCATTATACTTAGCCGAGCCTGAAACGCTAAGCGCCAATCCGCCTGCGCAAGAAGCACAGGAGAATATTAATGAGTAAGGCCGCTTATTGGGCATGGCTGGACGGCGCAAAGGTGCAGGGCATCGCTTTACATGATTTGGTCGAACAATACGGTTCGCCGCTCTATGTGTATGACGGCAATGAGATTCGTGCCCGTTTGCTTGCTTATCAGCAAGCGGCGCTTCAAGCGAAAATCCATTATGCGGTTAAGGCCAATAGCAATTTGAGTTTGTTGGCCAAAATGGCGCAATGGGGCGCCGGTTTCGATATTGTGTCATTGGGCGAATTGCGGCGGGTACAAATGGCAGGCGGTAAGGCGGCGGATATTGTTTTTTCCGGTGTGGGAAAAACGCAAGAAGAGTTGCGCTATGCTTTAGCCGCGGAAATCGGCTGTTTTAATGTGGAATCCGAAGCGGAATTATGGCAATTGGCAGATGTGGCTAAGCAGATGGAGAAAAGAGCGAAAATCGCTTTGCGCGTCAATCCGAATGTCGATGCCAAAACGCATCCTTATATTTCAACAGGCATGAAAGATAATAAATTCGGCATTGCCATCGAAAATGCCGAGCGGCTTTATCAAGCGGCGGCGCAATGCAGCGATTTGGAAATTATCGGTCTGGGCTGTCATATCGGTTCGCAGATTACGCAATTATCGCCTTTTCGGGAAGCTGTAGAA is a window from the Suttonella indologenes genome containing:
- a CDS encoding cell division protein ZapA, translated to MSKQKIKVNLQVLESEYQLMCEAHERNALIEAADNLNMQLTEMRRNNPRVPIDRLVMMGAIQMAFDLQQERETLTKEVRIVNESAKRLADALDAALAEANTQES
- a CDS encoding alpha/beta hydrolase, producing MTQALTQIIRGADKNATHCIIWLHGLGATADDFLPILPYLSLQNSTKIIFPQAPSRAITVNNGMYMPGWYDIVDFTLRDADTAGIEQSAAQIRAIYQSQIDAGIPARQIYFAGFSQGGVIALHLGTRVLCGGILALSTYLVQAQELPVAGDAAPAILQMHGHHDPIVNYQLGEKAHETLKSKAYAPVWKSYDMGHEIIAPQISDMAQWLKAQGL
- the lptM gene encoding LPS translocon maturation chaperone LptM translates to MKVSIVVLALLLSACGQKGPLYLAEPETLSANPPAQEAQENINE
- the lysA gene encoding diaminopimelate decarboxylase — encoded protein: MSKAAYWAWLDGAKVQGIALHDLVEQYGSPLYVYDGNEIRARLLAYQQAALQAKIHYAVKANSNLSLLAKMAQWGAGFDIVSLGELRRVQMAGGKAADIVFSGVGKTQEELRYALAAEIGCFNVESEAELWQLADVAKQMEKRAKIALRVNPNVDAKTHPYISTGMKDNKFGIAIENAERLYQAAAQCSDLEIIGLGCHIGSQITQLSPFREAVESIKSLAERLRAQGIAISHIDMGGGLGIQMQTGQEVPAPQDLLALYSEVLANSDYALHLQPGRSLVGNQGILLSRVLSVKQQSEKQFVIIDAAMNDYMRPALYQAQPPVRNLDRMEGEQESDIVGPVCETGDTLRKAVSIAAQAGDLIAIAGVGAYGMSMASRYNSRLQAAEVWIEDGTADLIRRRDSYEQLWENEIGTSFIE